A genomic stretch from Natronomonas gomsonensis includes:
- a CDS encoding polyprenyl synthetase family protein: protein MRSVLDEWRPIVDETIESLLPREVDEAYLTDFFGAASFAYDPTAIQNALADPIWDLLDRGGKRWRAVLFLLFVDAFGEDPEAFLEYATIPEVLHNGTIIVDDVEDGATHRRGSPALHHTHGTDVALNAGNAMYFLPLKVITRDPANLSPETRLAAYEMLTFELNRTHLGQGMDICWHNEKEVRITEPEYLEMCACKTGCLGRIVARLAAIVTENPDAEDAAANYAEDMAVAFQIADDVLDVEHAMEEGGSFGKGVGNDIREGKKTLMVIHAADNASPEDVARLEELLWAEENTDEEVMEAIDILESAGSVDYARGVAEDLSAESKAHLDGVDLEAGPERKLRSFAEFVVERER from the coding sequence ATGCGTAGCGTACTCGACGAGTGGCGGCCGATAGTCGACGAGACCATCGAGTCGCTGCTTCCCCGCGAGGTCGACGAGGCGTACCTCACGGATTTCTTCGGCGCGGCGAGTTTCGCTTACGACCCGACGGCGATACAGAACGCCCTCGCCGACCCCATCTGGGATTTGCTGGACCGCGGCGGCAAGCGCTGGCGGGCCGTCCTCTTTCTGCTGTTCGTCGATGCATTCGGCGAGGACCCCGAGGCATTCCTCGAGTACGCCACGATCCCCGAAGTGTTGCACAACGGGACTATCATCGTCGACGATGTCGAGGACGGTGCGACCCACCGCCGGGGCAGTCCCGCACTCCACCACACCCACGGGACTGACGTGGCGCTCAACGCCGGCAATGCGATGTACTTCCTGCCGCTGAAGGTCATCACGCGCGACCCGGCGAACCTGTCCCCCGAAACCCGACTGGCCGCCTACGAGATGCTGACGTTCGAACTCAATCGGACGCATCTCGGCCAGGGAATGGACATCTGCTGGCACAACGAAAAGGAGGTCCGCATCACCGAACCCGAGTATCTCGAAATGTGTGCCTGCAAGACCGGCTGTCTCGGGCGCATCGTCGCTCGGTTGGCCGCCATCGTCACCGAAAACCCCGACGCCGAGGACGCCGCCGCGAACTACGCCGAGGACATGGCTGTCGCTTTCCAAATCGCCGACGACGTACTCGACGTCGAACACGCGATGGAAGAAGGCGGCTCCTTCGGGAAGGGCGTCGGCAACGACATCCGCGAAGGGAAGAAGACCCTGATGGTCATCCACGCCGCCGACAACGCGTCCCCGGAAGACGTGGCGCGCCTCGAGGAACTGCTGTGGGCCGAAGAGAACACCGACGAGGAAGTCATGGAAGCCATCGACATCCTCGAATCCGCCGGCAGCGTCGACTACGCACGCGGTGTCGCCGAAGACCTCTCGGCGGAGTCGAAAGCCCACCTCGACGGTGTCGACCTCGAAGCCGGGCCGGAACGGAAGCTCCGGTCGTTCGCTGAGTTCGTCGTCGAGCGGGAACGATAG
- a CDS encoding DUF7313 family protein: MDPSVTLFGPVDTYLAPVIGYVLLALILLNVLGRGIEYKRIAKQAQDGAEAVSRNPLRVATNFLLVAGAFYYLTVNRHAGLVVSLFVVAMVVADVFEFESRKVEARQEWDVERPWGSIAASGFALAYIAYQTLFFLIQPFWSAIV, from the coding sequence ATGGACCCATCGGTTACGCTGTTCGGCCCGGTCGATACGTATCTCGCCCCGGTCATCGGGTACGTGTTGCTGGCGCTCATCCTCCTCAACGTTCTCGGCCGGGGAATCGAGTACAAACGAATCGCAAAACAAGCTCAAGACGGCGCCGAAGCCGTTAGCCGCAACCCGCTCCGCGTCGCGACGAACTTCCTGCTGGTCGCCGGGGCGTTCTACTACCTCACGGTGAACCGCCACGCCGGCCTCGTCGTCTCGCTGTTCGTCGTCGCGATGGTCGTCGCCGATGTCTTCGAGTTCGAATCCCGAAAGGTCGAAGCACGACAGGAGTGGGACGTCGAACGGCCGTGGGGCTCCATCGCCGCCTCCGGATTCGCGCTCGCGTACATCGCCTACCAGACGCTGTTCTTCCTCATTCAGCCGTTCTGGAGCGCTATCGTCTAA
- a CDS encoding DUF7314 family protein, with the protein MADEFAKGLAILTGGGLVWMAISAWLTTESFEGTQLIAAPPEDPGTYAELVLLLRDVTAGFVIIGVITFWFLIPAFYELRDYFDERSAEA; encoded by the coding sequence ATGGCTGACGAATTCGCGAAGGGACTCGCCATCCTCACGGGCGGAGGGCTCGTCTGGATGGCTATCTCCGCGTGGCTGACGACCGAGAGCTTCGAAGGGACACAGCTCATCGCGGCGCCGCCGGAGGACCCCGGCACGTACGCCGAGTTGGTGTTGCTCCTCCGTGACGTGACCGCCGGGTTCGTCATCATCGGAGTCATCACGTTCTGGTTCCTCATCCCGGCGTTCTACGAACTGCGCGACTACTTCGACGAGCGAAGCGCCGAGGCGTAA
- a CDS encoding DUF7315 family membrane protein yields the protein MVSDDTPDDDNSDSTASDDDPRVSDAEVAVGASGRDIVVPLRLYKTVTVFSTLIAIVSILGGFVLLDRGTQRATASPEDVNLLLVAVGLALIVGGSAVYAFSTRFRTAGMGKSKDDTAEDSDNG from the coding sequence ATGGTTTCAGACGACACTCCCGACGACGACAACAGCGACAGCACTGCCTCCGACGACGACCCTCGCGTCTCCGATGCGGAGGTGGCAGTCGGCGCCTCGGGTCGGGACATCGTGGTTCCACTGCGGCTGTACAAGACGGTTACCGTCTTCTCGACGCTCATCGCCATCGTCTCGATTCTCGGGGGGTTCGTCCTGCTTGACCGGGGCACCCAGCGTGCGACGGCGAGTCCGGAGGACGTGAACCTACTTCTCGTCGCCGTCGGGCTCGCGCTCATCGTCGGCGGGAGCGCAGTGTATGCGTTCTCGACTCGCTTCCGGACGGCGGGAATGGGAAAGTCTAAAGACGACACCGCCGAAGATTCGGATAATGGCTGA
- a CDS encoding cytochrome bc complex cytochrome b subunit encodes MSNDEPKTDGGEPKTDGSGIVPQDDQAPTWSERKERTQGLARLTYEYFERSRREDEDLRRASDYVERDVLAFPTWPHEMIRNLAITSFFLGAMFFISAAIPPHIPGPADPNSTPAVILPDWYLYWSFGLLKLTPINPELSLLGGQKLMSDRTYGVLANLVVVGVIAIVPFLNKGSARRPVEEPFWAAVGVGGVIFAFTIAVLAVQNLITDLLPMTSGELFVLTFMLPFAFAFVAYSVLKTMREGYMFELNRRYYRLRPPK; translated from the coding sequence ATGAGCAACGACGAACCCAAAACCGACGGCGGCGAACCGAAGACGGACGGAAGCGGCATCGTCCCGCAGGACGACCAGGCTCCGACGTGGAGCGAACGGAAGGAGCGCACGCAAGGACTGGCTCGGCTGACCTACGAGTACTTTGAGCGGTCCCGACGAGAGGACGAGGACCTCCGTCGTGCCTCCGACTACGTCGAACGCGACGTGCTCGCGTTCCCGACGTGGCCCCACGAGATGATTCGCAACCTCGCGATTACGTCGTTCTTCCTCGGAGCGATGTTCTTCATCTCGGCGGCGATTCCGCCGCACATCCCGGGCCCGGCCGACCCCAACTCCACGCCGGCGGTCATCCTGCCGGACTGGTATCTGTACTGGTCGTTCGGCCTGCTGAAGCTGACGCCCATCAACCCCGAACTGTCGCTGCTCGGCGGGCAGAAACTGATGTCCGACCGAACGTACGGCGTGCTCGCGAACCTCGTCGTCGTCGGCGTCATCGCCATCGTCCCGTTCCTGAACAAAGGGAGCGCACGGCGGCCCGTCGAGGAGCCGTTCTGGGCGGCCGTCGGCGTCGGCGGCGTCATCTTCGCGTTCACCATCGCGGTGCTCGCAGTCCAGAACCTCATCACGGACCTGCTCCCGATGACGTCCGGTGAGCTGTTCGTGTTGACGTTCATGCTCCCGTTCGCGTTCGCCTTCGTCGCCTACTCGGTGCTGAAGACGATGCGTGAGGGGTACATGTTCGAACTCAACCGCCGGTACTACCGGCTCCGCCCGCCGAAGTAA
- a CDS encoding cytochrome b produces the protein MSLERKDEHDHEGWMETKDLSPIEEVYLTTLIWLDKRLRIVDYLELLEDMYYKTNLQMPKSHTEQYNLDNKFWYWYPLYALGSFSTIAYVVAAITGALLGFYYAPSTAAPSADAAASVAYSNVLFIMGDLNFGTFLRSLHRWSAQVMTAAVFLHMLRVYFTGAYKEPRELNWIIGIVLISLTMVFGYTGYLLPWSQLSYWAGQIGVEMALSIPLIGDWVAQLIFGGFTLGEATLQRMYILHVFLLPFVVTLVIAIHIGIVWMQGIAEPH, from the coding sequence ATGAGCCTAGAACGAAAAGACGAACACGACCACGAAGGGTGGATGGAGACGAAGGACCTCTCTCCCATCGAGGAGGTCTACCTGACCACCCTCATCTGGCTCGACAAACGGCTCCGCATCGTCGACTACCTGGAGCTGCTGGAGGACATGTACTACAAGACGAACCTCCAGATGCCGAAGAGCCACACCGAGCAGTACAACCTCGACAACAAGTTCTGGTACTGGTACCCACTGTACGCGTTAGGGTCGTTCAGTACTATCGCCTACGTGGTGGCCGCCATCACGGGCGCGCTGTTGGGCTTCTACTATGCCCCCTCGACGGCCGCGCCGTCTGCGGATGCGGCCGCCTCGGTCGCTTACTCGAACGTCCTGTTCATCATGGGCGATTTGAACTTCGGGACGTTCCTGCGGAGCCTCCACCGCTGGTCGGCGCAGGTGATGACCGCCGCGGTGTTCCTGCACATGCTCCGCGTGTACTTCACGGGCGCCTACAAGGAGCCGCGTGAACTCAACTGGATTATCGGCATCGTCCTCATCTCGCTGACGATGGTGTTCGGATACACCGGCTACCTGCTGCCGTGGAGCCAGTTGTCGTACTGGGCCGGCCAGATTGGCGTCGAGATGGCGCTGTCGATTCCGCTCATCGGCGACTGGGTCGCACAGCTCATCTTCGGCGGCTTCACGTTGGGTGAGGCGACGCTGCAACGAATGTACATCCTGCACGTGTTCCTGTTGCCGTTCGTGGTGACGCTCGTCATCGCCATCCACATCGGCATCGTCTGGATGCAGGGCATCGCTGAACCGCACTGA
- a CDS encoding ubiquinol-cytochrome c reductase iron-sulfur subunit: protein MTMSDKYPSESGRRRFVKGVVGSAALSGVGVGGAATIDIATQPAGGGGGPTQFAAIQQLGGPAPRGMPYIPVETDEEGYLRGVWPEVETVTEEGVTYDVAQMELGGQTYSSAWYQYCGRQNAPGVQPSADQNNYFLSAGSPDYEWQAEELSEGDQIHVDDFAGYEDWGNGFGDDGVGKPAQATWRSEGTDNVLPVVLIRSKRVEELAQEDSEAGNWIEAASTNGIIAYLNVCTHFCCVPGYKESGSAAQYDAENGVYCQCHQSTYDPFTPEFGTFVALPRPD from the coding sequence ATAACAATGAGTGACAAGTATCCAAGCGAATCCGGTCGTCGTCGCTTCGTGAAAGGCGTCGTCGGGAGTGCTGCGCTCTCCGGCGTCGGCGTCGGGGGCGCTGCGACAATCGATATCGCCACCCAACCGGCCGGCGGTGGCGGTGGTCCGACGCAGTTCGCCGCCATCCAGCAACTCGGCGGTCCAGCACCCCGTGGGATGCCGTACATCCCCGTCGAAACTGACGAGGAGGGTTACCTCCGCGGCGTTTGGCCGGAAGTCGAGACGGTGACCGAGGAGGGTGTCACCTACGATGTCGCCCAGATGGAACTGGGCGGACAGACGTACTCCTCGGCGTGGTACCAGTACTGCGGTCGGCAGAACGCACCGGGCGTCCAGCCGTCTGCAGACCAGAATAACTACTTCCTCTCGGCGGGGAGTCCTGATTACGAGTGGCAGGCGGAGGAACTCAGCGAGGGCGACCAAATCCACGTCGACGATTTTGCGGGCTACGAGGACTGGGGCAACGGCTTCGGCGACGATGGCGTTGGCAAGCCGGCTCAGGCAACGTGGCGCTCCGAGGGCACGGATAACGTCCTTCCCGTCGTACTCATCCGGAGTAAGCGAGTCGAAGAGTTGGCCCAAGAGGACAGCGAGGCTGGCAACTGGATTGAGGCGGCCTCGACCAACGGCATCATCGCGTACCTGAACGTCTGTACGCACTTCTGCTGTGTCCCGGGATACAAAGAAAGCGGAAGTGCAGCCCAGTACGACGCCGAAAACGGCGTGTACTGTCAGTGCCACCAGTCGACGTACGACCCCTTCACCCCCGAGTTTGGGACGTTCGTCGCACTTCCACGACCTGACTAA
- a CDS encoding DUF7318 family protein: MTMSDNSYGAIHRYEPARESTVAAITIVLLSVIQIVFVGVFTYGFTAGWGVGTSTGTEAGNVLLGLLLAAIFINLAFILLLYRKEFLPDVMVVKKRRRKWEDLYIREEDMHGEEITDGTLDKLKRAIYPYYKK; encoded by the coding sequence CTGACCATGTCCGACAACAGTTACGGCGCAATACACCGGTACGAACCGGCGCGGGAGAGCACCGTCGCCGCGATTACCATCGTGTTGCTGTCGGTCATCCAAATCGTCTTCGTCGGCGTGTTCACCTACGGCTTCACCGCCGGGTGGGGCGTCGGTACCTCCACCGGCACGGAAGCCGGTAACGTCCTCCTTGGACTCCTGCTCGCGGCCATCTTCATCAACCTCGCGTTCATCCTGCTGCTGTACCGCAAGGAGTTCCTTCCGGACGTGATGGTCGTCAAGAAGCGCCGTCGCAAGTGGGAGGACCTCTACATCCGCGAAGAGGACATGCACGGTGAGGAAATCACCGACGGCACGCTGGACAAACTGAAGCGTGCCATCTACCCATACTACAAGAAATAA
- a CDS encoding halocyanin domain-containing protein, giving the protein MKRRDFMRAAGGASVAATAAAGAAQPAAASSAEGGEGGSGGGGNLEPDFGAYLDDANLYESAEDLRDQDEVTISVGGGDGLAFDPPAIWISPGTTVTWEWTGEGGAHNVVANEGPAEFNSGDPVDSSSATYEFEFTEDHAGITTYYCNPHETSGMKGGIAVGDDVPTIDTSGPSLKDPSHFGVDIHEHWVGVSVILMITVSLLFTFFMLKYGESPHTSGGN; this is encoded by the coding sequence ATGAAAAGGCGGGACTTCATGCGTGCTGCCGGTGGTGCGTCGGTGGCCGCGACGGCGGCCGCGGGCGCGGCACAGCCAGCCGCAGCGTCATCCGCGGAAGGCGGAGAAGGCGGCTCGGGCGGCGGCGGAAACCTCGAGCCGGACTTCGGAGCCTATCTCGACGATGCTAATCTGTACGAGTCGGCCGAGGACCTCCGTGACCAAGACGAAGTGACCATCTCCGTCGGTGGCGGGGACGGACTGGCGTTCGACCCGCCGGCGATTTGGATTTCGCCGGGGACCACGGTGACGTGGGAGTGGACCGGCGAGGGTGGTGCCCACAACGTCGTCGCCAACGAAGGGCCGGCAGAGTTCAACAGCGGGGACCCCGTCGACTCCAGTTCGGCGACATACGAGTTCGAGTTCACGGAAGACCACGCCGGTATCACGACGTACTACTGCAACCCACACGAAACGTCCGGCATGAAGGGCGGTATTGCCGTCGGCGACGATGTGCCCACCATCGACACGAGCGGGCCGTCGCTGAAGGACCCCTCGCACTTCGGCGTGGACATCCACGAACACTGGGTCGGCGTCAGCGTCATCCTGATGATTACGGTGTCGCTTTTGTTCACGTTCTTCATGCTCAAGTACGGCGAATCGCCGCACACGAGCGGAGGTAACTGA
- a CDS encoding DUF7319 domain-containing protein, with translation MADSRDPTEEAADATDSASRDTDATESGGAEPGEGAGETETLSTEELRQQVEAQYDFDDFGPAEMAEMSADEWEAVFDSDSWITGSELLDRVEDELRANVERREVFAVVERVGEGDDDRVVAYSDEGYVIVRPDGSIQGTGTILRDVEPMIALCAMEEYDVPEVDDDAGLPHPDTVPEGSGDFGNRMLQVVAGATTLSGVLFLLVWLAGVVGLLDIGFGGAIIVTLGLFFLAIGFFLFLTVANARLSDRMRSEQYRDRLRAVGAGSDERPSFLPDEAFEAGGRKLETAMERIHREAIEEADDPSEIQSGDR, from the coding sequence ATGGCCGACTCGCGGGACCCAACCGAGGAGGCAGCGGACGCCACGGATTCGGCGTCGAGGGACACCGACGCAACCGAATCCGGCGGCGCAGAGCCGGGTGAGGGCGCCGGCGAGACGGAAACCCTCTCGACGGAGGAACTGCGCCAGCAGGTCGAAGCACAGTACGACTTCGACGACTTCGGCCCCGCGGAGATGGCGGAGATGTCCGCCGACGAGTGGGAGGCCGTCTTCGACTCCGATTCGTGGATAACGGGGTCGGAACTGCTCGACCGCGTCGAGGACGAACTCCGGGCGAACGTCGAGCGTCGGGAGGTGTTCGCCGTCGTCGAGCGCGTCGGCGAGGGCGACGACGACCGGGTGGTCGCGTACTCCGACGAGGGGTACGTCATCGTCCGCCCGGACGGGTCGATTCAGGGTACCGGGACGATTCTCCGCGACGTCGAGCCGATGATTGCGCTGTGTGCGATGGAAGAGTACGACGTCCCGGAGGTCGACGACGACGCCGGCCTACCGCACCCCGATACGGTCCCGGAGGGAAGCGGCGATTTCGGCAATCGAATGTTGCAGGTCGTCGCGGGCGCGACGACGCTGTCGGGAGTCCTGTTCCTCCTCGTGTGGCTGGCCGGGGTCGTCGGCTTGCTCGACATCGGCTTCGGCGGCGCCATCATCGTAACGCTCGGGCTGTTCTTCCTCGCCATCGGCTTTTTCCTCTTTTTGACGGTGGCGAACGCGCGACTCTCCGACCGGATGCGCTCCGAGCAGTACAGAGACCGGTTGCGTGCGGTCGGCGCCGGCTCCGACGAGCGGCCGTCGTTTCTGCCGGACGAGGCCTTCGAGGCCGGCGGCCGGAAACTCGAGACGGCGATGGAGCGAATCCACCGAGAGGCCATCGAGGAGGCCGACGACCCGAGCGAGATTCAGTCGGGGGACCGATAG
- a CDS encoding DUF7321 family protein, with protein sequence MATDAQIATLVVVSVAASFPCFLYGAWIMIDNEKITWGILTYHLKFILTGLTLTTVPLLFWMLPRLLEQFGGFAAAHAFFGLQAYAFLAFGFTGIVRIFRAKYEHDLYSEYDEDVLLDEIGGDNMEFWRRRLRIGVFGYVGCWLIAFLTGFTRYLGAYVF encoded by the coding sequence ATGGCCACGGACGCACAAATCGCGACCCTCGTCGTCGTCTCCGTCGCCGCCAGTTTCCCCTGTTTTCTGTACGGCGCGTGGATAATGATAGACAACGAGAAGATTACGTGGGGGATTCTCACCTATCATCTGAAGTTCATCCTCACCGGCCTGACGCTGACGACGGTGCCGCTTCTGTTCTGGATGCTCCCGCGCCTGCTCGAACAGTTCGGCGGGTTCGCCGCCGCCCACGCCTTCTTCGGCCTGCAGGCGTACGCGTTCCTCGCGTTCGGCTTCACCGGCATCGTCCGCATCTTCCGGGCGAAGTACGAACACGACCTCTACAGCGAGTACGACGAGGACGTGCTGCTCGACGAAATCGGCGGCGACAACATGGAGTTTTGGCGCCGACGCCTCCGCATCGGCGTCTTCGGCTACGTCGGCTGTTGGCTCATCGCCTTCCTGACCGGCTTTACGCGGTACCTCGGCGCGTACGTGTTCTGA
- the nth gene encoding endonuclease III translates to MGTPLESREGQAIEVLDRLYEQYPDPEISLDFSNRLELLIAVMLSAQCTDERVNKVTAELFEKYDGPEAYAAADQEELAEDINSITYYNNKAKYIRSACEDIVEKHGGEVPDTMSALTDLAGVGRKTANVVLQHGHDLTEGIVVDTHVQRISRRLGLTDEQSPENIEEDLMGIVPEDDWKEYTHLLISHGRDTCTARNPDCDDCVLADICPSEKGDSAVDLADGSEW, encoded by the coding sequence ATGGGAACGCCGCTGGAGTCACGCGAGGGACAGGCAATCGAGGTGCTCGACCGACTGTACGAGCAGTACCCCGACCCCGAGATTTCACTCGATTTCTCGAACCGACTGGAGTTGCTCATCGCGGTGATGCTGTCTGCGCAGTGTACCGACGAACGCGTCAACAAGGTCACCGCGGAACTCTTCGAGAAGTACGACGGGCCTGAGGCCTACGCCGCGGCCGACCAGGAGGAACTCGCCGAGGACATCAACTCGATTACCTACTACAACAACAAGGCGAAGTACATCCGCTCGGCGTGTGAAGACATCGTCGAGAAACACGGCGGTGAGGTCCCCGACACGATGTCGGCGCTGACCGACCTCGCCGGCGTCGGCCGGAAGACGGCCAACGTCGTTCTCCAGCACGGCCACGACCTCACCGAGGGCATCGTCGTCGACACCCACGTCCAGCGCATCTCGCGACGACTCGGCCTCACTGACGAACAGTCCCCGGAGAACATCGAGGAGGATTTGATGGGTATCGTCCCCGAAGACGACTGGAAGGAGTACACCCACTTGCTCATCAGTCACGGACGGGATACCTGCACTGCCCGGAACCCGGACTGTGACGACTGCGTGTTGGCGGATATCTGCCCTTCGGAGAAGGGTGACAGCGCCGTCGACTTGGCGGACGGCAGCGAGTGGTGA
- a CDS encoding GNAT family N-acetyltransferase: protein MPGPAFLRGDSVDLHTVEEDDLPFLHRLVNDPRVWRSLFNADPQTMADEQAFYENVVTADGEVHLLICADGDPVGIIGLNGIDPSWGIAEVGYYVDPDAHGQGYATAAVALLAEYAFDQRRLEKLNADALATNEASQRVLEKNGFVEEGRFREHGYVDGERVDVIRYGLLASDR from the coding sequence ATGCCCGGTCCAGCCTTCCTCCGTGGCGATTCGGTCGACCTCCACACGGTCGAGGAAGACGACCTGCCGTTCCTCCATCGGCTCGTCAACGACCCACGCGTCTGGCGGTCGCTGTTCAACGCCGACCCACAGACGATGGCCGACGAGCAGGCGTTCTACGAGAACGTCGTCACCGCCGACGGCGAGGTCCACCTGCTCATCTGTGCCGACGGCGACCCCGTTGGCATCATTGGCCTCAACGGCATCGACCCGAGTTGGGGCATCGCCGAGGTCGGCTACTACGTCGACCCCGACGCCCACGGGCAGGGGTATGCGACCGCTGCAGTCGCGTTACTCGCCGAGTACGCCTTCGACCAGCGACGCCTAGAAAAACTGAACGCCGACGCCCTCGCGACCAACGAGGCGAGTCAGCGCGTCCTCGAGAAGAACGGCTTCGTCGAGGAGGGTCGCTTCCGGGAACACGGCTACGTCGACGGCGAGCGCGTCGACGTGATTCGGTACGGATTGTTGGCCTCGGACCGCTAG
- a CDS encoding NUDIX hydrolase has protein sequence MSSPDISGGVSAYLDALYERYEGFDVQQTTVSVDREEFESIEGRGNIAEVRVRVEGADGVLAVSGDDEWVTPGGVVESESLPAAASELVERQTGVDCRIEALDRVSLVCLQCDDSGRKVWQLSALFEASADGDAETPTPVEGASWRQSVSESSAAF, from the coding sequence ATGAGTTCTCCCGATATCTCCGGCGGCGTCTCCGCGTATCTGGATGCGCTCTACGAGCGATACGAAGGATTCGACGTACAGCAGACGACGGTGTCCGTCGACAGGGAGGAGTTCGAATCAATCGAGGGCCGCGGTAACATCGCAGAGGTTCGGGTTCGCGTCGAAGGCGCCGACGGCGTTTTGGCCGTCAGCGGCGACGACGAGTGGGTGACTCCCGGCGGCGTCGTCGAGAGCGAGTCACTGCCGGCGGCGGCAAGCGAACTCGTCGAACGACAGACCGGCGTCGACTGCCGAATCGAGGCGCTCGACCGCGTCTCGTTGGTCTGTCTGCAGTGTGACGACTCCGGGAGAAAGGTGTGGCAACTCTCGGCGCTGTTCGAGGCGAGCGCCGACGGCGACGCCGAAACCCCGACGCCCGTCGAGGGTGCTTCGTGGCGCCAGAGCGTCTCGGAGTCGTCGGCCGCGTTCTAG
- a CDS encoding NAD(P)-dependent glycerol-1-phosphate dehydrogenase has product MFEKSSWIRLPRSVVVGHGVLDSAVEVIDELYLTGRPLIVTSPTPEELAADRLIEAFEAAGFDPATAIVEEATFSAVEDVLETAEAVDAGFLIGLGGGKPIDIAKMAADERGCGFVSVPTAASHDGIVSGRGSVPDGDSRHSVAADPPLAVIADTELIAEAPWRLTTAGCADIISNYTAVKDWQLAHRLKNVEYSEYAGALSQMTAEMLVEQSESIKRGLEESAWVVVKALVSSGVAMSIAGSSRPASGAEHLISHQLDRIAPGAALHGHQVGVASIVTEYLHSGEGGEWHRVRDALAGIDAPTTAEDLGIDPEQFIEATTTAHEIRDRYTILGDGIEEDAAIEAATVTGVL; this is encoded by the coding sequence ATGTTCGAGAAGTCGTCGTGGATTCGCCTGCCGCGAAGCGTCGTCGTCGGTCACGGCGTCCTCGACAGCGCCGTCGAGGTCATCGACGAGTTGTATCTCACCGGGCGGCCGCTCATCGTCACTTCGCCGACGCCGGAGGAGTTGGCCGCAGACCGCCTCATTGAGGCCTTCGAGGCCGCCGGCTTCGACCCCGCGACCGCCATCGTCGAGGAAGCCACCTTCTCCGCCGTCGAGGATGTTCTGGAGACAGCCGAAGCGGTCGATGCCGGTTTCCTCATCGGGTTGGGGGGTGGCAAGCCCATCGACATCGCGAAGATGGCGGCCGACGAGCGCGGGTGTGGGTTCGTCTCGGTGCCGACGGCGGCCAGCCACGACGGCATCGTCTCCGGTCGGGGGTCGGTGCCCGACGGCGACAGTCGCCACTCCGTCGCCGCCGACCCGCCGCTTGCGGTCATCGCCGACACGGAACTCATCGCGGAGGCGCCGTGGCGGCTGACGACCGCCGGCTGTGCCGACATCATCTCCAACTACACGGCGGTGAAAGACTGGCAGTTGGCCCACCGGCTGAAGAACGTCGAGTACAGCGAGTACGCCGGCGCGCTCTCACAGATGACCGCCGAGATGCTCGTCGAACAGTCGGAGTCCATCAAACGCGGCTTAGAGGAATCGGCATGGGTGGTCGTGAAGGCGCTGGTGTCTTCGGGTGTGGCGATGTCGATTGCGGGCTCCTCGCGGCCCGCTTCGGGTGCCGAACACCTCATTTCCCATCAGTTGGACCGCATCGCCCCCGGCGCGGCGCTGCACGGCCATCAGGTCGGCGTCGCCTCCATCGTCACGGAGTACCTCCACAGCGGCGAGGGCGGCGAGTGGCACCGCGTCAGGGATGCCCTGGCCGGCATCGACGCGCCGACGACCGCCGAGGACCTCGGCATCGACCCCGAGCAGTTCATCGAAGCGACGACGACGGCCCACGAGATACGGGACCGCTACACCATCTTGGGTGACGGCATCGAAGAAGACGCCGCCATCGAGGCGGCGACGGTTACCGGCGTCCTGTGA